One window of the Torulaspora delbrueckii CBS 1146 chromosome 6, complete genome genome contains the following:
- the RPA14 gene encoding DNA-directed RNA polymerase I subunit RPA14 (similar to Saccharomyces cerevisiae RPA14 (YDR156W); ancestral locus Anc_8.337): MLKTSRRTISTTLDSPVVVHVGQPEHVDRDQVLKFLDTFVADKEAQLTVGADADADVHLTSALSQLKRIQRDCQGLPPTVLDEGSKQ; this comes from the coding sequence ATGTTGAAAACCAGTAGGAGAACAATCTCCACTACGCTCGATTCCCCCGTGGTGGTCCATGTTGGTCAACCTGAGCATGTAGACCGCGATCAAGTGCTCAAGTTTCTCGACACTTTTGTCGCAGacaaagaagctcaattgaccGTCGGTGCAGATGCAGACGCTGATGTTCATCTCACCAGCGCCCTTTCACAGCTCAAGCGGATTCAAAGAGACTGTCAGGGCCTACCGCCAACCGTTTTAGACGAAGGATCCAAGCAGTAA
- the HOM2 gene encoding aspartate-semialdehyde dehydrogenase (similar to Saccharomyces cerevisiae HOM2 (YDR158W); ancestral locus Anc_8.338), which translates to MAAKKIAGVLGATGSVGQRFILLLADHPDFELRVLGASHRSAGKKYIDAVNWKQTDLLPEFATDIVVSECKADQFSECDIVFSGLDADYAGAIEKKFVEAGLAVVSNAKNYRRESDVPLVVPIVNPEHLDLISAKIEKSGKRGFIVCISNCSTAGLVAPLKPLVEKFGPIDALTTTTLQAISGAGFSPGVPGIDILDNIIPYIGGEEDKMEWETKKILGKISQDRSQIDLLSPEEIKVSAQCNRVAVSDGHTECISLRFKNRPAPALEDVKQCLREYVCDAYKLGCHSAPKQTIHLLEQNDRPQPRLDRNRDAGYGVSVGRVREDPVLDFKMVVLSHNTVIGAAGAGILIAEILLAKKLI; encoded by the coding sequence ATGGCTGCTAAGAAGATCGCTGGTGTATTGGGAGCCACAGGCTCTGTCGGTCAAAGGTTCATTCTGCTTTTGGCTGATCATCCTGATTTTGAATTGCGCGTTTTGGGTGCTTCTCATAGATCTGCGGGCAAGAAATACATTGATGCTGTGAACTGGAAACAGACCGATTTGTTGCCTGAATTCGCAACTGATATCGTGGTTTCTGAGTGTAAAGCCGACCAATTTTCTGAGTGTGATATCGTCTTTTCTGGTCTTGATGCTGACTATGCTGgtgccattgaaaaaaaattcgtTGAAGCTGGTTTGGCTGTTGTGTCCAATGCTAAGAACTATAGAAGAGAGAGCGATGTTCCACTAGTGGTTCCTATTGTGAATCCTGAGCATTTGGATTTGATCTCTGccaaaattgaaaaatctggAAAACGTGGATTTATCGTTTGTATCTCTAACTGTTCAACAGCTGGTTTGGTTGCAcctttgaaaccattggttgaaaaatttggtccTATTGATGCATTGACCACTACTACGTTGCAAGCTATCTCTGGTGCAGGTTTTTCTCCAGGTGTTCCAGGTATTGATATTTTGGATAACATCATTCCTTACATTGGCggtgaagaagacaagATGGAATGGGAGACTAAAAAAATTCTTGGTAAAATTTCTCAGGACCGttctcaaattgatctcttgtCTCCAGAAGAGATCAAGGTCTCTGCTCAATGTAACAGAGTCGCTGTTTCTGATGGTCACACCGAATGTATCTCTTTGAGATTCAAGAACAGACCTGCTCcagctttggaagatgtcaAGCAATGTTTGCGTGAGTACGTCTGTGACGCCTACAAGTTAGGTTGCCACTCTGCTCCAAAGCAGACTATCCATTTGCTAGAGCAGAATGACAGACCACAACCTCGTTTGGACAGGAACAGAGACGCTGGTTACGGTGTCTCTGTCGGTAGAGTCAGAGAAGACCCAGTGCtagatttcaagatggTTGTGCTATCCCATAACACCGTTATTGGTGCTGCTGGTGCCGGTATCTTGATCGCAGAAATACTTTTGGCCAAGAAGTTGATCTAA
- the CPR1 gene encoding peptidylprolyl isomerase CPR1 (similar to Saccharomyces cerevisiae CPR1 (YDR155C); ancestral locus Anc_8.336) encodes MSKVYFDVEAEGQPLGRIIFKLYNDVVPKTAENFRALCTGEKGFGYAGSPFHRVIPDFMLQGGDFTAGNGTGGKSIYGGKFPDENFTRRHDRPGLLSMANAGPNTNGSQFFITTVPCPWLDGKHVVFGEVTDGYDVVKKVESLGSGSGATRAKISVAKSGEL; translated from the coding sequence ATGTCCAAGGTATACTTCGACGTCGAGGCTGAGGGCCAACCATTGGGTCGTAtcattttcaaactttACAACGACGTGGTTCCAAAGACCGCCGAGAACTTCCGTGCTCTATGTACCGGTGAAAAGGGTTTCGGCTACGCCGGCTCCCCTTTCCACCGTGTCATCCCAGACTTCATGTTGCAAGGTGGTGATTTCACCGCTGGTAACGGTACTGGTGGTAAGTCCATCTACGGTGGCAAGTTCCCAGATGAGAACTTCACTCGCCGTCACGACCGTCCAGGTCTATTGTCCATGGCTAACGCTGGTCCAAACACCAACGGTtctcaattcttcattactACTGTGCCATGTCCTTGGTTGGACGGCAAGCACGTGGTCTTTGGTGAAGTTACCGATGGCTACGATGTTGTCAAGAAGGTTGAGAGTCTAGGGTCCGGTTCCGGTGCTACCAGAGCTAAGATCTCTGTTGCCAAGTCTGGTGAATTGTAA
- the ENT5 gene encoding Ent5p (similar to Saccharomyces cerevisiae ENT5 (YDR153C); ancestral locus Anc_8.335), with the protein MDSLSKKIQNLGIHDIRNAARFAQNMIVQYEPYQIDIRRATNTDAWGPTPKHLEKVLRNRYQVPLYLLTEYTLKRLVDHVATRPKNLYEKARKDYVNYGSEWRVVLKCLVVIEFLLLNVADGDELNQVRSCLVTHKHLLSREVAQYRVAMSNDGKMEVHERGIRKKCENILQLLDDTQYLKKERRAHAKNNLKIRQQAESSLYNANPIDTSAMSSEYLDSDEGVEEEEPHRRRSQLDQQRRQRRDILRERIKNTEIQRKKQQQQQDLPDLIDFDAEPAQGQEDEDEDEDDDDDDDEFGDFQAGDDSQAIAAAAPPPKPKQQDLDLLNWDAPVNAQAQTPAQAQAPKQDAFADLFSQSKSLI; encoded by the coding sequence ATGGACTCGTTATCgaagaagattcaaaatttgggTATCCATGATATTCGTAATGCTGCTCGTTTTGCACAGAACATGATTGTTCAGTATGAACCGTACCAGATCGATATTCGTAGAGCTACAAATACGGATGCTTGGGGTCCAACACCGAAACATCTGGAGAAAGTTTTGAGAAATAGGTACCAGGTTCCTCTTTATCTCTTGACCGAATAtactttgaagagactGGTGGATCATGTTGCGACAAGACCGAAAAATCTGTATGAAAAAGCTAGAAAAGATTATGTTAACTACGGGAGTGAATGGCGTGTTGTTCTCAAGTGTTTGGTCGTAATTGAGTTTTTGTTGCTCAACGTTGCCGATGGCGATGAGTTGAACCAGGTTCGTAGTTGTTTGGTAACTCATAAGCACTTGCTTTCGCGTGAAGTGGCACAATACCGTGTGGCGATGTCGAACGATGGTAAGATGGAAGTTCATGAACGTGGGATCCGCAAGAAATGTGagaatattcttcaattgctaGATGATACTCagtatttgaagaaagaacgTCGTGCTCATGCGaagaataatttgaaaataAGACAACAGGCAGAGTCATCTCTTTACAACGCAAACCCAATTGATACATCCGCAATGAGTTCGGAATACTTGGATAGTGATGAgggtgttgaagaagaggaaccGCATCGTAGGCGTTCGCAATTGGATCAACAgagaagacaaagaagagatatcTTGAGGGAAAGGATTAAGAATACagagattcaaagaaagaaacaacagcaacaacaggATTTGCCTGATCTGATCGATTTCGATGCAGAACCGGCTCAAGGACAGgaagacgaagatgaagatgaagatgacgatgacgatgacgatgaatTTGGCGATTTTCAAGCGGGCGACGATTCACAGGCGATTGCCGCCGCAgcaccaccaccaaagCCGAAGCAGCAGGATCTTGATCTGCTCAATTGGGATGCTCCAGTAAACGCACAAGCTCAAACGCCGGCGCAAGCGCAAGCGCCAA